In Thermanaeromonas sp. C210, the following proteins share a genomic window:
- the pcrA gene encoding DNA helicase PcrA, producing MDFLDTLNPQQQAAVCHRGAPLLVLAGAGSGKTRVLTYRVAHLLVEGVPPEAILAVTFTNKAAREMQERLEKIVGPTARYLWVSTFHSACVRILRRDIYLLGYKPGFVIYDTDDQVAVLREILRELNLDEKKFPPRSVAAAISSAKNALYSPEDYEGMAGTYAEQKVAAVYRRYQERLKALNALDFDDLIMLTVALFQENPLVLRHYQQRWQHILIDEYQDTNHAQYVLVRLLAGDGQNLCVVGDPDQSIYGWRGADIGNILAFEEDYPNARVILLEENYRSTWPILQAANEVIKHNTGRKEKRLWTRRREGELLHVYEAQSERDEAAFIAREIYRRHREENRPFGSFAVLYRTHAQSRALEEAFIQLGLPYEIVGGLKFYQRKEIKDVLAYLRVLVNPADSLSLKRIINVPRRGIGEGTWLRLELFSREQGITPLEALQRAEEIPGLMPRQLSALGELGKLLDNLRQARETLPVTALVERILQETGYQAELEAERTPEAQARLENLRELLTVTRAYDAQEEKGLEGFLAQVALVAEADSYSGGDAVALMTLHTAKGLEFPVVFLAGLEEGVFPHFRSTTDLEELEEERRLCYVGMTRAREVLYLTYATTRNLYGTTLNNPPSRFLQEIPPELVQSGGGPEPERMPGTTLQRPELRVVPGGKDKGAKRQAYTGNGTPAALAVGDKVRHAKFGIGVIVRIKGEGEDAQVTVAFPELGLKELLLRYAPLQKV from the coding sequence CTGGACTTCTTGGATACCCTAAACCCCCAACAGCAAGCAGCCGTATGCCACCGGGGAGCCCCCTTGCTGGTCCTGGCCGGCGCCGGCAGCGGCAAGACGCGGGTCCTGACCTACCGGGTAGCCCACTTGTTGGTCGAAGGGGTGCCACCGGAGGCCATTCTGGCGGTTACTTTCACTAATAAGGCGGCCCGCGAAATGCAGGAACGGCTGGAGAAAATCGTAGGCCCCACGGCCCGTTACCTTTGGGTAAGCACCTTTCACTCCGCCTGTGTCCGCATTTTAAGGCGGGATATCTACCTGTTGGGCTATAAGCCCGGCTTTGTGATATACGATACCGACGACCAAGTGGCCGTGTTACGGGAGATACTGCGGGAGCTCAACCTGGATGAGAAAAAATTTCCCCCACGCTCGGTGGCCGCAGCCATCAGCAGCGCCAAAAATGCCCTGTACTCCCCTGAGGACTACGAGGGAATGGCCGGAACTTATGCCGAGCAAAAAGTGGCGGCCGTTTATCGCCGGTACCAGGAGAGGTTAAAAGCCCTTAACGCCCTGGATTTTGACGACCTGATCATGCTTACCGTGGCCCTTTTTCAGGAAAACCCCCTGGTTCTGCGCCACTACCAGCAGCGTTGGCAGCACATTCTGATAGACGAATATCAGGATACCAACCACGCCCAGTACGTGCTGGTAAGGCTCCTGGCAGGAGACGGTCAAAACTTGTGCGTGGTGGGGGATCCGGATCAATCCATATACGGGTGGCGGGGAGCGGACATCGGTAACATCCTGGCCTTTGAAGAGGATTATCCCAATGCCAGGGTCATATTGCTGGAGGAGAACTATCGTTCCACCTGGCCCATCCTCCAGGCGGCCAACGAGGTGATCAAGCACAATACAGGTCGCAAGGAAAAGCGCCTTTGGACACGGCGGCGGGAAGGCGAGCTCCTGCATGTTTACGAGGCACAGAGCGAAAGGGATGAAGCCGCCTTTATCGCCCGGGAAATTTACCGCCGCCACCGGGAGGAAAACCGGCCCTTTGGTTCTTTTGCCGTGCTCTACCGCACCCATGCCCAGTCCAGGGCTTTAGAGGAAGCCTTCATCCAATTGGGGTTGCCCTATGAAATTGTAGGCGGCCTCAAATTCTATCAGCGTAAGGAAATCAAAGATGTCCTGGCTTATTTGCGGGTCTTAGTCAACCCGGCCGATTCCTTGAGCTTAAAACGCATCATCAACGTCCCGCGGCGGGGAATTGGCGAAGGAACCTGGCTGCGGCTGGAGCTTTTCAGCCGGGAACAGGGCATCACCCCTTTAGAGGCCCTGCAGAGGGCCGAGGAAATTCCCGGGCTCATGCCCCGCCAGCTTTCCGCCTTAGGAGAATTGGGAAAGCTGCTGGATAATCTGCGGCAGGCAAGGGAGACACTACCGGTAACGGCCCTGGTGGAGAGGATTCTGCAGGAGACGGGCTATCAAGCAGAGCTGGAGGCGGAAAGAACGCCCGAAGCCCAGGCGCGCCTGGAAAACTTAAGGGAATTGTTGACCGTCACCCGAGCCTACGACGCCCAGGAGGAGAAGGGGCTGGAGGGCTTTCTGGCCCAGGTAGCTTTAGTGGCCGAGGCCGACAGTTACAGCGGGGGTGACGCCGTGGCTTTAATGACCCTCCACACGGCCAAGGGCCTCGAGTTCCCCGTCGTATTCCTGGCCGGTCTGGAGGAAGGAGTCTTCCCCCACTTCCGCTCGACCACAGATCTGGAAGAACTGGAAGAAGAACGCCGCCTCTGTTATGTAGGCATGACCCGTGCCAGAGAGGTCCTGTACCTTACCTATGCCACCACCCGCAACCTGTACGGTACCACCTTGAACAACCCTCCATCCCGTTTCTTACAGGAAATACCTCCGGAGCTGGTACAATCCGGGGGTGGGCCGGAGCCGGAGAGGATGCCTGGAACGACCCTTCAGCGGCCGGAATTAAGGGTGGTGCCCGGGGGAAAAGACAAGGGAGCAAAGAGACAAGCCTACACCGGCAACGGAACCCCCGCTGCCCTGGCGGTGGGGGATAAGGTTCGCCACGCCAAGTTCGGTATCGGCGTCATTGTCCGCATCAAAGGCGAAGGGGAGGACGCCCAGGTAACCGTAGCCTTCCCCGAACTGGGATTAAAGGAATTGCTACTGCGCTACGCACCTTTGCAGAAGGTATGA